A part of Haloarchaeobius sp. HME9146 genomic DNA contains:
- a CDS encoding type II toxin-antitoxin system VapC family toxin: MSVLVDTGVFFAHHDRDAERHDAAVETFDNLLDGAYGQPYTCDYVLDETVTLTRVRTGSFEAADTVVSRILGEEPFPDVFEMVHAGPAEVRGALEMFRTYDDHDLSFTDAMLVHLCEHRDIDAVLSFDDDFDGVVNRIEPGR, encoded by the coding sequence ATGAGTGTCCTCGTCGACACCGGCGTCTTCTTCGCCCACCACGACAGGGACGCCGAGCGCCACGATGCTGCAGTGGAAACGTTTGACAACCTCCTCGATGGCGCGTACGGACAACCCTACACGTGCGACTACGTGCTCGACGAGACGGTGACGCTGACGCGCGTTCGAACCGGGTCGTTCGAGGCGGCGGATACTGTCGTCAGCCGTATCCTCGGTGAGGAGCCGTTCCCGGACGTGTTTGAAATGGTTCACGCTGGGCCAGCCGAGGTGCGTGGTGCGCTGGAGATGTTCCGGACCTACGACGACCACGACCTCAGTTTCACCGACGCCATGCTGGTCCACCTCTGTGAACACCGCGATATCGACGCCGTTCTGAGCTTCGACGACGACTTCGATGGGGTCGTCAACCGTATCGAGCCTGGTCGGTGA
- the engB gene encoding GTP-binding protein EngB: MFENRPNRESEVVLVGRSNVGKSTLMRQLTGHRFDTGGKPGVTRSPNHYDWAPEDFMITDLPGFGFMSGVAEEQREAIKDDIVHYLEEYADNFLVGVVVVDGKSVIDIIDRHSGPDSIPYDVEMFHFLQELGVPTVVAVNKMDKVDDKDERLNDLCDRLGLYPPWKQWQDTIAPISAKQGRIDPFEQAVRSILHDHKRDDLLKFF, encoded by the coding sequence ATGTTCGAGAACCGCCCGAACCGAGAGAGCGAGGTCGTCCTGGTAGGGCGGTCGAACGTCGGCAAGTCGACGCTGATGCGCCAGCTCACCGGGCACCGCTTCGACACGGGTGGCAAGCCCGGTGTGACGCGCTCGCCGAACCACTACGACTGGGCACCCGAGGACTTCATGATAACCGACCTGCCCGGCTTCGGCTTCATGTCCGGGGTGGCCGAGGAGCAACGCGAGGCCATCAAGGACGACATCGTCCACTACCTCGAGGAGTACGCCGACAACTTCCTGGTCGGCGTCGTCGTGGTCGACGGCAAGAGCGTCATCGACATCATCGACCGCCACTCCGGCCCGGACTCCATACCCTACGACGTGGAGATGTTCCACTTCCTGCAGGAACTCGGCGTCCCCACCGTCGTCGCGGTCAACAAGATGGACAAGGTCGACGACAAGGACGAACGCCTGAACGACCTCTGTGACCGTCTCGGCCTCTACCCGCCGTGGAAGCAGTGGCAGGACACCATCGCCCCCATCTCGGCGAAGCAGGGCCGTATCGACCCGTTCGAGCAGGCCGTCCGGTCCATCCTCCACGACCACAAGCGCGACGACCTGCTGAAGTTCTTCTGA
- a CDS encoding NUDIX domain-containing protein, which yields MTSGGRYVVNVEAAIYSGGEYLLVERAPDEDHAPGTLALVGGTVERTDHDTSALESTVHREVREEVGLSVTDLQYVQSNAFVTDSGDPCLNVVFLARHDGGDARIAAPDEVAALHWLTPSAVESHPDVPEWTAAFVALSDERRRALEW from the coding sequence ATGACATCTGGTGGGCGGTACGTGGTGAACGTCGAGGCGGCCATCTACAGCGGTGGGGAGTACCTGCTCGTCGAGCGTGCTCCCGACGAGGACCACGCACCCGGGACCCTCGCCCTCGTCGGCGGGACCGTCGAACGCACCGACCACGACACGAGCGCACTCGAGAGCACTGTCCACCGCGAGGTCCGCGAGGAGGTCGGGCTGTCGGTCACCGACCTGCAGTACGTCCAGAGCAACGCCTTCGTCACCGATTCCGGAGACCCCTGTCTCAACGTCGTCTTCCTGGCTCGTCACGACGGTGGCGACGCCCGCATCGCGGCCCCCGACGAGGTTGCCGCCCTGCACTGGCTCACACCATCGGCGGTGGAGAGCCATCCGGACGTCCCCGAGTGGACGGCTGCCTTCGTCGCGTTGAGCGACGAGCGACGCCGGGCCCTCGAGTGGTGA
- a CDS encoding extracellular solute-binding protein — protein sequence MSMERRAVLKKLGVAGTLGTLAGCVGVQEQSTATQANDDNSGGGGGSDDDSGSGDSEATESTGPAGTAKVWYSLPDTEIPARKEAIEQFNSDTKHTIKGADIADLAKKTTSAIPAGQGPKLFEWAHDWVGDYSQRGFLTDQSDQLSIELDSFTDAAAQAVQFNGNTVGLPHSAETVTLIYNKDIVDEAPESVADMRAVMDDYHDPSSSQYGLGMPFDPYFASAWLQAFGGYYFNPDKDPMLGLTKSETVKGLNFALDNFKPYMPKDPGYEAQAAVFAEGNAAFAINGPWYLATLNEKGVNYGVTKLPMPEGGEPNPYTGITMWYFSKGMEDGDASAAAARQFAEWHVTNEDRALQAAKEQGAIPVLSSLAGSDELPDEVSAFSESVAMGTPMPTHPKMNKVWSPVGSALTKVFNGDAEPAAALEQAEKEIRANWE from the coding sequence ATGTCAATGGAACGCAGGGCAGTGCTCAAGAAGCTCGGTGTGGCAGGGACCCTCGGAACGCTCGCAGGCTGCGTGGGCGTCCAGGAGCAATCAACCGCGACGCAGGCGAACGACGACAACAGCGGCGGTGGCGGCGGGAGCGACGACGACTCGGGCTCCGGTGACTCGGAGGCGACCGAATCCACGGGACCGGCTGGAACCGCGAAGGTCTGGTACAGCCTCCCCGACACGGAGATCCCGGCGCGCAAGGAAGCCATCGAGCAGTTCAACAGCGACACCAAGCACACCATCAAGGGTGCAGACATCGCGGACCTCGCGAAGAAGACGACCAGTGCGATTCCCGCGGGACAGGGCCCGAAGCTGTTCGAGTGGGCGCACGACTGGGTCGGCGACTACTCCCAGCGCGGCTTCCTCACCGACCAGAGCGACCAGCTCTCCATCGAACTGGACTCGTTCACGGACGCGGCCGCACAGGCCGTCCAGTTCAACGGCAACACCGTCGGTCTCCCGCACTCCGCGGAGACGGTCACCCTCATCTACAATAAAGACATCGTCGACGAGGCACCGGAGAGCGTCGCCGACATGCGGGCCGTCATGGACGACTACCACGACCCCAGCAGCAGCCAGTACGGTCTCGGCATGCCGTTCGACCCGTACTTCGCCAGCGCCTGGCTGCAGGCCTTCGGCGGCTACTACTTCAACCCCGACAAGGACCCGATGCTCGGGCTCACCAAGTCCGAGACGGTCAAGGGACTCAACTTCGCGCTCGACAACTTCAAGCCGTACATGCCCAAGGACCCGGGCTACGAGGCCCAGGCAGCCGTCTTCGCGGAGGGCAACGCCGCCTTCGCCATCAACGGTCCGTGGTACCTCGCGACGCTCAACGAGAAGGGCGTGAACTACGGCGTCACGAAGCTCCCGATGCCGGAGGGTGGCGAGCCGAACCCCTACACGGGTATCACGATGTGGTACTTCTCGAAGGGCATGGAAGACGGCGACGCCAGCGCGGCCGCCGCCCGGCAGTTCGCCGAGTGGCACGTCACGAACGAGGACCGCGCGCTTCAGGCCGCCAAGGAGCAGGGTGCCATCCCGGTCCTCTCCAGCCTCGCGGGCAGTGACGAACTGCCGGACGAGGTCAGCGCCTTCTCCGAGTCCGTCGCCATGGGGACCCCGATGCCGACGCACCCGAAGATGAACAAGGTCTGGAGTCCCGTTGGCTCCGCACTCACCAAGGTGTTCAACGGCGACGCCGAGCCCGCAGCCGCCCTCGAACAGGCCGAGAAGGAAATCCGGGCCAACTGGGAGTAG
- a CDS encoding carbohydrate ABC transporter permease, whose amino-acid sequence MSTESGIASRVEDIPFLERGDASLLLVLPGLFMFSAFMLFPIMYLIGVSFTNAKPSNLFAGEGALSLLTFGEATFIGLENYITVLSDPAFWNSFGITWLFVATSVALKICVSLGIALVVTGERVRGKRFMRSLIIVPMGLPAIFTITVWRGIFSSAEFGLANQVLAMLGFESIAWMSQRWMAFLAYNVTEAWLAYPFMVIITVSALQNVPDELHEAAMVDGAGYFSRFLHVTLPSIKRPVLFASILTAAASFQQLLIPFVFNEGGPARANELIILYAYKEAFSFSQYGEGAAISLIAVVIIGVFMWLNVKKGRLADGVNEA is encoded by the coding sequence ATGAGTACCGAATCTGGCATCGCATCGCGGGTCGAAGACATCCCCTTCTTGGAGCGGGGAGACGCCTCTCTGCTCCTCGTGCTGCCGGGACTGTTCATGTTCTCGGCGTTCATGCTGTTCCCCATCATGTACCTGATCGGGGTGTCCTTCACGAACGCCAAGCCGTCGAACCTGTTCGCCGGCGAGGGGGCACTGTCGCTGCTCACCTTCGGTGAAGCCACCTTCATCGGGCTGGAGAACTACATCACCGTCCTCTCGGACCCCGCGTTCTGGAACTCGTTCGGCATCACCTGGCTGTTCGTCGCCACGAGCGTCGCGCTGAAGATCTGCGTGAGCCTCGGCATCGCCCTCGTCGTGACCGGCGAGCGCGTCCGTGGCAAGCGCTTCATGCGCTCGCTCATCATCGTCCCGATGGGGCTGCCGGCCATCTTCACCATCACCGTCTGGCGCGGCATCTTCAGCTCCGCCGAGTTCGGCCTCGCCAACCAGGTGCTCGCGATGCTCGGCTTCGAGTCCATCGCGTGGATGAGCCAGCGCTGGATGGCGTTCCTCGCGTACAACGTCACCGAAGCCTGGCTCGCGTACCCGTTCATGGTCATCATCACCGTGAGCGCGCTCCAGAACGTCCCGGACGAACTCCACGAGGCCGCGATGGTCGACGGCGCGGGCTACTTCTCGCGCTTCCTGCACGTGACGCTCCCATCCATCAAGCGACCCGTGCTGTTCGCGTCCATCCTGACCGCGGCCGCGTCGTTCCAGCAGCTGCTCATCCCCTTCGTGTTCAACGAGGGCGGACCCGCACGCGCCAACGAACTCATCATCCTCTACGCGTACAAGGAGGCGTTCTCGTTCTCCCAGTACGGTGAGGGTGCCGCGATCAGCCTCATCGCCGTCGTCATCATCGGCGTGTTCATGTGGCTGAACGTCAAGAAAGGACGGCTCGCAGACGGGGTGAACGAAGCATGA
- a CDS encoding GNAT family N-acetyltransferase, producing the protein MVTVRPATHKDMPAVASLHAASARELGRTHYDDRQVLAWAGRKDPEKYPYDEPGEHFVVAELDGEVVGFGHLAVDDGEVRAVYVKPAAARRGVGSALLAHLEGTARDAGLDGCYLWASLNAVPFYRQAGWDVVGADVVETTGNGVTAELAVKLMEKKFV; encoded by the coding sequence ATGGTCACCGTCCGACCGGCCACGCACAAGGACATGCCTGCCGTCGCCAGCCTGCACGCGGCCTCGGCACGTGAACTCGGGCGCACCCACTACGACGACCGACAGGTGCTCGCATGGGCTGGCCGGAAGGACCCCGAGAAGTACCCGTACGACGAGCCGGGCGAGCACTTCGTCGTCGCGGAACTCGACGGAGAGGTCGTCGGCTTCGGGCATCTGGCGGTCGACGACGGCGAAGTTCGGGCGGTGTACGTCAAGCCGGCGGCAGCGAGGCGTGGCGTCGGCTCCGCGCTGCTGGCACACCTCGAGGGGACGGCCAGGGACGCCGGGCTCGACGGCTGTTACCTGTGGGCGTCGCTGAACGCGGTCCCGTTCTACCGGCAGGCTGGCTGGGACGTGGTCGGTGCCGATGTGGTCGAGACCACGGGGAACGGCGTCACTGCCGAGCTGGCGGTCAAACTCATGGAGAAGAAGTTCGTGTAG
- a CDS encoding sugar ABC transporter permease — protein sequence MSLLRSVGRSIKEDTKNVAMVPVEFAREIRYTIHAIQEGKISPTKPLKTAGITIGATIVVLALLFPLYWILISALSGSGGSIYSTGGLSLFPKNPTMRNFVWVIGDLILPAYAISFNIPLTNAAIVVNTPSVTFLDASTYGIENPSGFKQFFVNSMTVAVPTVLIAMSLIVPGAYALSRREFIGRNKILFGYVLLTQVGGGLGIALLIGLYTVFVQLGVNNSKLALSVYYAATAVPFNTWLLKTYMDGIPVSYEEAAIVDGAPPWRVVTEIILPLSKAGLATVFIFTFLTGWTEFIVAQTLLGTENYTLPVGLYSIIGEYSIPWARFSSFALLFATPLGLVYLFAQRYIEGGLSFGGVEG from the coding sequence ATGAGCCTGCTTCGCTCCGTCGGCCGCAGCATCAAGGAGGACACCAAGAACGTCGCGATGGTCCCGGTCGAATTCGCCCGGGAGATCCGGTACACCATCCACGCCATCCAGGAGGGGAAGATCTCCCCGACGAAGCCACTCAAGACGGCGGGCATCACCATCGGCGCGACCATCGTCGTGCTCGCACTGCTGTTCCCGCTGTACTGGATCCTCATCTCGGCGCTGTCGGGCTCCGGTGGCTCCATCTACTCCACGGGTGGCCTCAGCCTCTTCCCGAAGAACCCCACGATGCGGAACTTCGTGTGGGTCATCGGCGACCTCATCCTCCCGGCGTACGCCATCAGCTTCAACATCCCGCTGACCAACGCCGCCATCGTAGTCAACACCCCCTCGGTCACGTTCCTCGACGCCTCCACCTACGGCATCGAGAACCCATCCGGCTTCAAGCAGTTCTTCGTGAACAGCATGACCGTCGCCGTCCCGACGGTCCTCATCGCGATGTCGCTCATCGTGCCGGGCGCGTACGCGCTCTCCCGGCGCGAGTTCATCGGCCGGAACAAGATCCTGTTCGGCTACGTCCTGCTGACGCAGGTGGGCGGCGGCCTCGGTATCGCCCTGCTCATCGGGCTCTACACCGTCTTCGTCCAGCTCGGCGTCAACAACAGCAAGCTGGCACTCTCGGTGTACTACGCCGCCACCGCCGTGCCGTTCAACACCTGGCTGCTCAAGACGTACATGGACGGCATCCCCGTCTCCTACGAAGAAGCCGCCATCGTCGACGGCGCACCCCCGTGGCGCGTCGTCACCGAGATCATCCTGCCACTGTCGAAGGCCGGTCTGGCGACGGTGTTCATCTTCACCTTCCTCACCGGCTGGACCGAGTTCATCGTCGCCCAGACGCTGCTCGGCACCGAGAACTACACGCTCCCGGTCGGACTGTACTCCATCATCGGCGAGTACTCCATCCCGTGGGCGCGGTTCTCCTCGTTCGCGCTGCTGTTCGCGACGCCCCTCGGCCTCGTGTACCTCTTCGCACAGCGGTACATCGAGGGCGGGCTGTCGTTCGGCGGTGTGGAAGGCTAG